From the Paenibacillus sp. FSL H8-0548 genome, one window contains:
- the secA gene encoding preprotein translocase subunit SecA — MLGLVKKIFGDHNEREVKRIQRTVDEVNALESKFTALSDEGLRAKTEEFRARLDKGETLEKIMPEAFATVREASKRTLGMRHFDVQLLGGIVLHEGKIAEMRTGEGKTLVATLPVYLNALLGKGVHVITVNNYLAQRDSELMGELYGFLGMTVGCNLHGLSHDEKQEAYACDITYGTNNEFGFDYLRDNMVLYKEQMVQRPLYFAIIDEVDSILVDEARTPLIISGQAAKSTELYFAADRFIARLKPEEDFTIDIKLRSVMLTESGVEKVEKAFQIENLFDHANVTLNHHIQQALKANFIMKRDVDYVVEEEEVVIVDEFTGRLMSGRRYSDGLHQAIEAKEELKVQNESMTLATITFQNYFRMYRKLAGMTGTAKTEEEEFKRIYGLDVIQVPTNRSMIRADIADVVYKTELGKFKAVVEEIVERHSKNQPVLVGTISIENSEKLSDMLKRRGVTHKVLNAKFHAEEAEIISRAGQSGSVTIATNMAGRGTDILLGDSVADIGGLHIIGTERHESRRIDNQLRGRAGRQGDPGSSQFYLSLEDELMRRFGSENIMGMMDKLGLDEDQPIESRMISRAIESAQKRVEGNNFDIRKVVLQYDDVMNQQREVIYKQRRDILGSENIRQEVMDMIKPVIERIVEAHCSEDIPEEWDLQAIIDYAHATFLQEGAISKEEIWGKEKSEISDYIFEEVVASYDEREAELGPETMREFEKVVVLRAVDSKWMDHIDAMDQLRQGIHLRAYGGTDPLREYQFEGFEMFKEMIENIQEEVARYIMKARVESNLERQEVAQGQTTTTSGGGEAVEKRPAKREERVGRNDACPCGSGKKYKQCHGK; from the coding sequence ATGCTCGGATTAGTGAAAAAGATATTTGGTGACCATAACGAGCGCGAGGTTAAACGGATTCAACGGACAGTAGATGAAGTAAATGCACTGGAATCCAAATTTACAGCTTTATCGGATGAAGGGCTGCGTGCTAAAACCGAGGAATTCAGAGCAAGACTTGATAAGGGCGAGACGTTGGAAAAAATTATGCCTGAAGCTTTTGCAACCGTAAGAGAAGCATCTAAGCGTACGCTAGGTATGCGTCATTTTGATGTGCAATTACTCGGCGGTATCGTTCTTCATGAAGGTAAAATTGCGGAGATGAGAACGGGTGAAGGTAAGACGCTTGTTGCGACGCTTCCGGTTTATTTAAATGCACTTCTCGGCAAAGGTGTCCACGTTATTACTGTCAATAACTATCTAGCACAGCGTGATAGCGAATTGATGGGAGAGCTGTATGGCTTTCTCGGCATGACTGTTGGCTGTAACCTGCATGGCTTGTCGCATGATGAGAAGCAAGAGGCTTATGCTTGTGATATTACTTACGGTACGAATAATGAATTCGGCTTCGATTATTTGCGTGACAATATGGTGCTTTATAAGGAACAGATGGTTCAGCGCCCGCTTTATTTTGCCATCATCGATGAAGTGGATTCGATTCTTGTCGATGAAGCTCGAACGCCGCTTATTATTTCTGGACAAGCTGCGAAGTCGACAGAGCTTTATTTTGCCGCTGATCGATTTATTGCTCGTTTGAAGCCCGAAGAGGACTTTACGATTGATATTAAGCTGCGCAGCGTAATGCTGACTGAATCAGGCGTAGAAAAGGTAGAGAAGGCTTTCCAAATTGAGAACCTATTCGACCATGCGAATGTTACACTTAACCATCATATTCAACAAGCGCTGAAAGCGAATTTCATTATGAAGCGCGATGTTGATTATGTTGTTGAGGAAGAAGAGGTTGTCATTGTTGACGAGTTCACGGGCCGTCTTATGTCGGGCCGCCGTTACAGCGATGGCTTGCACCAAGCGATTGAAGCTAAGGAAGAGCTGAAGGTTCAGAACGAAAGTATGACACTTGCAACGATAACGTTCCAGAACTACTTCCGTATGTATCGCAAGCTGGCAGGTATGACCGGTACGGCGAAAACAGAGGAAGAAGAGTTCAAACGGATTTACGGGCTCGATGTCATTCAAGTGCCTACAAACCGTTCTATGATTCGTGCGGATATTGCAGATGTCGTCTACAAGACCGAACTCGGTAAATTCAAAGCCGTTGTAGAAGAAATTGTTGAACGTCATAGTAAGAATCAACCAGTGCTTGTTGGTACGATCTCTATTGAAAATTCGGAGAAGCTATCTGATATGCTGAAACGCAGAGGCGTAACGCATAAGGTACTGAATGCGAAGTTCCATGCAGAGGAAGCGGAAATTATTTCTCGTGCTGGACAATCGGGTTCTGTGACGATTGCAACGAATATGGCTGGTCGTGGTACCGATATTTTGCTGGGAGATTCAGTTGCCGATATTGGTGGTTTGCATATTATTGGTACGGAGCGGCATGAGAGCCGTCGAATTGATAATCAGCTTCGTGGTCGTGCAGGACGTCAAGGCGATCCAGGGTCTTCGCAGTTCTATTTATCATTAGAGGATGAGCTGATGCGTCGCTTCGGTTCTGAAAATATTATGGGCATGATGGACAAGCTAGGTCTTGATGAGGATCAGCCTATCGAGAGTCGGATGATCTCAAGAGCGATTGAATCCGCTCAGAAGCGTGTTGAGGGCAATAACTTCGACATTCGGAAAGTCGTTTTGCAATATGATGATGTTATGAATCAGCAGCGTGAGGTTATTTATAAGCAGCGCCGCGACATTCTTGGTTCCGAAAATATCCGCCAGGAAGTTATGGATATGATCAAGCCGGTTATCGAACGTATCGTTGAAGCACACTGTTCTGAGGATATTCCGGAGGAGTGGGATCTTCAAGCGATTATCGATTATGCGCACGCTACGTTCCTGCAAGAAGGCGCGATCTCCAAGGAAGAAATTTGGGGCAAGGAAAAGTCTGAGATTAGCGATTATATTTTCGAAGAGGTTGTTGCTTCGTATGATGAGCGCGAGGCAGAGCTTGGACCTGAAACGATGCGTGAGTTCGAGAAGGTTGTTGTGCTGCGTGCTGTAGACAGCAAATGGATGGATCACATCGATGCCATGGATCAGCTTCGTCAAGGTATTCATTTACGCGCATATGGCGGTACAGATCCTCTTCGTGAATATCAATTTGAAGGCTTCGAGATGTTCAAGGAAATGATCGAGAACATTCAAGAAGAAGTTGCGAGATACATCATGAAGGCGCGCGTAGAGAGCAATCTAGAGCGTCAAGAAGTAGCGCAAGGCCAAACGACAACAACGAGCGGCGGCGGTGAAGCGGTAGAGAAGCGTCCTGCTAAGCGCGAGGAGCGTGTCGGCCGCAACGATGCTTGTCCATGTGGCAGCGGCAAGAAATACAAGCAGTGCCACGGCAAGTAA
- the raiA gene encoding ribosome-associated translation inhibitor RaiA encodes MNYNIRGQHFQVTDALREYVEKKLSRLDKYFEAPITSDINVTLSVTKGKHAVEVTIPLTGVMLRAEEKSEDMYASIDLVADKLERQIRKHKTKVNRKFRQDSGVRALFKEEGSAVGVLEEEDDLELVRTKRFALKPMDVEEAILQMNMVGHSFFVFSNVDNKEVSVVYKRSDGKYGLIEQG; translated from the coding sequence ATGAACTACAACATTCGAGGTCAACACTTTCAAGTGACAGACGCATTGAGAGAATACGTCGAAAAAAAACTCAGCCGATTGGATAAATATTTCGAAGCACCAATCACCTCCGATATTAACGTAACACTATCCGTCACCAAAGGTAAACATGCAGTAGAGGTGACCATTCCACTTACCGGCGTTATGCTAAGAGCCGAAGAGAAAAGCGAGGACATGTACGCATCGATAGATTTGGTTGCTGACAAACTCGAACGACAAATACGTAAGCACAAAACAAAAGTGAATCGCAAATTCCGCCAAGACAGCGGCGTACGCGCCTTATTCAAGGAAGAAGGCTCAGCAGTGGGCGTTCTAGAGGAAGAAGACGATTTGGAGCTAGTACGTACCAAGCGCTTTGCACTCAAGCCGATGGATGTAGAAGAAGCGATTTTGCAAATGAATATGGTTGGACATAGTTTCTTCGTCTTCTCGAATGTAGACAACAAAGAGGTAAGTGTTGTATACAAACGAAGTGATGGAAAATATGGCTTAATTGAGCAGGGCTAG
- a CDS encoding cold shock domain-containing protein — MQGKVKWFNAEKGYGFIETEQGGDVFVHFSAIQTEGFKTLEEGQSVEFDIVEGARGPQAANVVKL; from the coding sequence ATGCAAGGTAAAGTTAAATGGTTTAACGCAGAGAAGGGTTATGGATTTATCGAGACTGAGCAAGGCGGCGACGTATTTGTTCATTTCTCCGCTATCCAAACTGAAGGTTTCAAAACACTTGAAGAAGGCCAATCCGTGGAATTCGATATCGTTGAAGGCGCTCGTGGTCCACAAGCAGCTAACGTAGTCAAATTGTAA
- a CDS encoding AbrB/MazE/SpoVT family DNA-binding domain-containing protein: MTTATLSKWGNSSAIRIPSQFLKQLNLEEGAELQIMVTVNNEILIRPLKKASETSEELRDHMKMLLSKIKPGSPRHEEIDLGVEGDELL, from the coding sequence ATGACAACAGCGACACTGAGCAAATGGGGGAATAGCAGCGCTATACGAATTCCAAGTCAGTTTCTTAAGCAACTGAATTTAGAGGAAGGTGCGGAGCTGCAAATCATGGTCACTGTCAATAATGAAATATTAATTCGTCCCTTAAAAAAGGCATCAGAAACATCAGAAGAATTACGTGATCATATGAAAATGCTCCTTTCCAAAATTAAGCCGGGATCTCCGCGACATGAAGAGATAGATTTAGGTGTTGAAGGGGACGAATTGTTGTGA
- the fliS gene encoding flagellar export chaperone FliS, producing the protein MLAQQRNKYLQTTVQTATPQQLLIMLYDGAIRFCRQGIEGIKNGNYSDANTGFLKTQAIINEFIITIDRTSPVAENLLKLYDYFNMRLTEANISKKTEPAEEVLNHLIELKETWYQAAKQFNQSAGQASGSNFAATHSTVV; encoded by the coding sequence ATGCTTGCTCAACAGCGTAATAAATATTTGCAGACAACAGTACAAACGGCTACTCCACAGCAGTTACTCATTATGCTATATGATGGTGCAATTCGTTTTTGCCGTCAGGGTATCGAAGGAATCAAGAACGGCAATTATTCAGATGCTAATACTGGTTTCCTAAAAACACAAGCCATTATTAATGAATTTATTATTACGATTGACCGTACGTCACCAGTTGCGGAAAATTTATTGAAATTATACGATTATTTCAATATGCGACTAACGGAGGCGAACATCAGTAAGAAGACGGAGCCTGCCGAAGAAGTGCTGAACCATCTGATCGAGCTGAAAGAAACCTGGTATCAAGCTGCAAAACAATTTAATCAGTCAGCGGGGCAAGCGAGTGGAAGCAACTTTGCAGCGACTCATTCAACTGTCGTCTGA
- the fliD gene encoding flagellar filament capping protein FliD: MKGENNIMANRISGLSSGIDYDTIIKQMMDARRIPMEKVQQQKQLLQWKRDDYRTLNNKILDFKNAAFDMTLQTGYLSKKVTSSNESIVTVTGTANANEGQYKFTVDKLASAGSLSTGKLSEGKLAQVSTLGELTDAAWTGETGFTIGGEKGTSTISIKATDTLEQFAAAVNSKSSVTGVKVTYDKKLDTMFFVSTATGDASNISLSMQDQKINDFLNLSGSTTSQGQVFEGDKAFTSSLSVINSELTGTKQFKMTVNGDEKTFDITNKTTIGQLINNINKEIGTASGATAYLSSEGKLAFNDPNKALDASGFSDDSSNALLTSLGLTSSTSVPKDFYSVKTTNGNDAEVTFNGVSGKYSSNTVAIGGMNFTLKKASPFEEVTVGVTQDVDAVYDTIKKFVDKYNELIEAVNTGIGQKRDRDYPPLTDAQKEDMTEKEIEKWETAAKAGTLANDPLLSNGLQSLRRALSDSLSGLPLGQLKSLSDIGISNTNISGSTISGSYDDKGKLYIDETKLKAALAEKPDEVMALFTTDAATSSGDGIATRLYDQASILFKQITEKAGTSTALENNYAMGKESLRYDEQIAAMTLRLENLEKRYYSQFTAMETYLDKMNSQSAWLSQQFST; this comes from the coding sequence TTGAAAGGAGAAAATAATATCATGGCAAATCGCATTTCAGGTTTATCCTCGGGCATCGATTACGATACGATCATTAAACAAATGATGGATGCACGCAGGATTCCGATGGAAAAAGTCCAACAGCAAAAGCAATTGCTCCAATGGAAGCGTGACGATTATCGTACGCTGAACAACAAAATTTTAGATTTTAAAAACGCAGCGTTCGATATGACTTTGCAAACAGGTTATTTATCAAAAAAAGTAACCTCGTCGAATGAAAGTATTGTTACCGTTACGGGAACGGCTAATGCTAATGAAGGACAGTATAAATTTACGGTTGACAAATTGGCTTCGGCTGGATCTTTAAGTACGGGGAAATTATCAGAAGGAAAGTTAGCCCAGGTGTCCACTCTAGGTGAATTAACCGATGCGGCTTGGACCGGCGAAACCGGATTTACCATTGGCGGAGAGAAGGGTACATCGACAATTTCAATAAAGGCCACAGATACGTTAGAGCAGTTTGCTGCTGCAGTGAACAGCAAGTCTTCTGTAACCGGTGTTAAAGTTACGTATGACAAGAAGCTGGACACGATGTTTTTTGTCTCTACTGCAACAGGAGACGCTTCTAATATATCATTAAGCATGCAAGACCAGAAGATTAATGATTTTCTTAACCTCAGTGGAAGCACTACATCTCAAGGGCAGGTATTTGAGGGTGATAAGGCCTTTACTTCCTCTTTATCCGTGATCAACTCTGAGTTGACAGGCACGAAGCAGTTTAAAATGACAGTAAACGGCGATGAGAAAACGTTTGATATCACCAATAAAACGACCATTGGACAGCTAATTAATAACATTAATAAAGAAATAGGAACGGCTTCGGGTGCTACAGCATATTTATCGTCTGAAGGTAAACTAGCTTTTAATGACCCAAATAAAGCTTTGGATGCAAGTGGCTTCAGCGATGATTCAAGCAATGCATTACTGACATCTTTGGGTTTGACAAGCTCGACATCAGTTCCCAAGGATTTTTATTCGGTCAAAACAACGAACGGTAATGATGCTGAAGTTACTTTTAATGGTGTTAGCGGCAAGTATAGCTCCAATACGGTCGCTATAGGCGGTATGAATTTTACGCTGAAGAAGGCAAGTCCTTTTGAAGAAGTGACAGTGGGAGTTACTCAAGATGTTGACGCAGTATATGATACAATTAAAAAGTTTGTAGATAAATATAACGAGCTTATTGAAGCGGTCAATACTGGAATAGGACAGAAGCGTGACCGTGATTATCCACCATTGACCGATGCTCAGAAAGAAGATATGACGGAGAAGGAAATAGAAAAGTGGGAAACTGCTGCTAAAGCAGGGACGCTTGCAAATGACCCATTACTCTCCAATGGCCTTCAGTCGCTTCGACGCGCTTTGAGTGATTCGTTAAGCGGACTACCGCTTGGGCAGTTGAAAAGTCTTTCAGACATCGGAATTTCCAATACCAATATCAGCGGTTCTACAATATCTGGATCGTATGATGACAAAGGTAAGCTTTATATTGATGAAACGAAGCTCAAGGCCGCTTTGGCTGAGAAACCGGATGAAGTGATGGCTTTGTTTACTACAGATGCAGCTACAAGCTCCGGTGACGGCATTGCTACTCGATTGTATGATCAAGCTTCAATTTTGTTCAAGCAAATTACGGAAAAAGCGGGTACGTCAACAGCGCTCGAAAACAACTATGCAATGGGCAAAGAATCATTGCGTTATGATGAACAAATTGCCGCAATGACTTTACGGTTAGAGAACTTAGAAAAACGGTATTACAGCCAATTCACCGCAATGGAAACCTATCTAGATAAAATGAACTCTCAAAGCGCATGGTTAAGTCAGCAATTTAGCACATAG
- a CDS encoding flagellar protein FlaG, translated as MNTNLSISGSHTGAQERSILRSSESTVNNDQTAIANSNSLQRVPSMINNVAALKNAELKGDSFTISQEQVVKAIESAMKSMQGKATSLEFTVHEPTKRIAVKVLDSDTGDIIREIPPEKSLDFIAKLWEMAGIIIDEKR; from the coding sequence ATGAATACGAATTTGTCGATCTCAGGCAGTCATACTGGGGCACAAGAACGGTCTATATTACGCAGCTCAGAATCGACAGTAAATAATGATCAAACCGCTATAGCCAACAGTAATTCCTTGCAGCGAGTGCCGTCGATGATTAACAACGTCGCAGCACTAAAGAATGCGGAGCTTAAGGGTGATAGCTTCACGATCAGTCAAGAACAAGTGGTTAAAGCTATTGAAAGTGCTATGAAGAGCATGCAGGGCAAAGCGACATCTTTGGAGTTCACTGTTCATGAACCAACAAAGCGAATTGCGGTTAAAGTTCTAGATAGCGATACTGGAGATATCATTCGCGAAATTCCTCCTGAAAAGTCGCTTGATTTTATCGCCAAGCTATGGGAAATGGCCGGTATCATAATTGACGAGAAACGTTAA
- a CDS encoding flagellin produces the protein MRINHNIAALNTHRQLGANQAGTSKNLEKLSSGLKINRAGDDAAGLAISEKMRAQIRGLDMASKNAQDSISLIQTAEGAMSETHSILQRMRELAVQSANDTNTTEDRQKLQSEVNELTSEINRIGKTTQFNNKDLLKGDFDYKAATSASVSGTAAVTGLTLNDVAETFAGAKAGNAANLQTEDTKSVLTGGVAVTGADTFTTDQDEITINVGGTEKSYTLTGADLDAALTDLNTKLTTDGLDAKASISGGKIVIESTVKGAGAASISVTGGGFADTFIGNNANPATSVQGQAGAIRIGATDATATGGTAVTTYSPTAAANELTLSVDDQSYTVALTEPGAPYDLTDATDQGTFLTDINAKLTAAGAVGVTASFDASNKLVFTAGAGIENVSVTGGNAATGLGFATSTNAAAGADNKDIEINGTTYTLDAGNYADTDAVIANLNTKLAADDLVASIDTDGKVKIASTASTTTAIAVTGTGELAAQLGLDVTTATGHDAGSVADNTLDLKVNGQAATVTFTKGTAYTQAQVKDEITNQLKAAGATDFEVSIKDNKLQISSTLTGTASSVEVVGASDELATTLGLEGLNSTGKATENELLTFQIGSNQNQTMALSIADMRAGALGITGAGTGFSASSNVTDGTDNKFVESSLDITTTTGAANAISVLDTAINSVSTERSKLGAVQNRLEHTINNLGTSSENLTAAESRIRDVDMAKEMMEFTKNNILSQAAQAMLAQANQQPQGVLQLLG, from the coding sequence ATGCGTATTAATCACAACATCGCAGCTCTAAACACTCACCGTCAATTGGGTGCTAACCAAGCAGGTACTAGCAAGAACCTTGAGAAACTATCATCCGGTTTGAAAATCAACCGTGCTGGCGATGATGCAGCAGGTCTAGCTATTTCCGAAAAAATGCGTGCTCAAATCCGCGGTTTGGATATGGCTTCCAAAAACGCGCAAGATAGCATTTCTCTTATTCAAACAGCTGAGGGCGCGATGAGCGAAACTCACAGCATCTTGCAACGTATGCGTGAGCTTGCTGTTCAATCGGCGAATGATACGAATACAACTGAAGATCGCCAGAAGCTTCAATCCGAAGTTAATGAGCTTACTTCTGAAATCAACCGTATTGGTAAAACAACACAATTCAACAACAAGGATTTGTTGAAAGGTGATTTCGATTATAAAGCAGCAACAAGCGCATCCGTAAGTGGTACAGCTGCAGTTACAGGCCTTACATTGAATGATGTAGCTGAAACGTTCGCTGGAGCAAAAGCTGGCAATGCCGCTAATCTACAAACAGAAGATACAAAATCCGTTTTGACTGGTGGAGTTGCCGTAACTGGTGCTGATACATTCACTACTGACCAAGATGAGATTACGATTAATGTTGGTGGTACTGAGAAATCTTATACTTTGACAGGCGCAGACCTTGATGCTGCTCTTACTGATTTGAACACTAAGCTGACTACTGACGGTCTTGATGCAAAAGCTTCAATTTCTGGCGGTAAAATTGTAATTGAATCTACAGTTAAAGGCGCTGGTGCAGCTTCTATCTCCGTAACTGGCGGTGGCTTTGCTGATACATTCATTGGCAACAACGCGAATCCGGCTACTTCTGTTCAAGGTCAAGCAGGTGCAATCAGAATTGGTGCTACTGATGCAACTGCGACTGGCGGCACGGCGGTTACAACTTACTCGCCTACTGCAGCGGCAAATGAGCTTACACTATCAGTAGATGACCAATCGTATACGGTTGCGCTTACCGAACCTGGTGCTCCATACGACTTAACAGATGCTACTGATCAGGGCACATTCCTAACTGATATTAATGCTAAGCTAACTGCTGCTGGTGCAGTAGGCGTTACAGCATCATTTGATGCGAGCAACAAACTGGTATTCACTGCAGGCGCTGGTATTGAGAATGTTTCGGTAACTGGTGGTAATGCTGCAACTGGTCTTGGTTTCGCAACAAGCACTAATGCTGCAGCTGGAGCAGACAACAAAGATATCGAAATTAATGGTACAACTTACACTCTAGATGCGGGTAATTATGCGGACACAGATGCTGTTATCGCAAACTTGAACACAAAATTGGCTGCTGACGATCTTGTTGCGAGCATTGATACAGATGGAAAAGTGAAAATTGCTTCTACAGCATCGACTACTACAGCAATAGCTGTTACTGGTACTGGTGAGCTAGCTGCACAATTAGGCCTAGATGTTACTACAGCAACTGGTCATGATGCCGGATCTGTAGCAGACAACACGTTAGATTTGAAAGTAAATGGTCAAGCTGCGACTGTTACCTTCACGAAAGGTACTGCGTATACTCAAGCACAAGTTAAAGATGAAATTACAAATCAATTAAAAGCTGCTGGAGCAACTGATTTTGAAGTATCTATTAAAGATAACAAACTTCAGATCTCTTCGACTCTAACAGGTACAGCATCGAGTGTTGAAGTTGTGGGTGCTAGTGATGAGCTTGCTACTACACTTGGACTTGAGGGTCTTAACTCGACAGGTAAAGCAACTGAGAACGAATTGCTTACTTTCCAAATCGGCTCAAACCAAAACCAAACTATGGCTCTATCGATTGCTGATATGAGAGCTGGTGCACTTGGTATCACAGGAGCGGGAACAGGCTTTAGCGCTTCTTCTAATGTTACTGACGGTACAGATAATAAGTTTGTAGAAAGCTCCCTAGACATCACAACTACTACTGGCGCTGCTAACGCAATTAGTGTTCTTGATACAGCAATTAACTCGGTATCCACTGAACGCTCGAAACTTGGTGCTGTTCAAAACCGTCTAGAGCACACAATCAACAACTTGGGAACTTCTTCCGAGAACTTGACTGCTGCTGAATCCCGTATCCGCGACGTAGATATGGCGAAAGAAATGATGGAGTTCACGAAGAACAACATCCTTTCCCAAGCTGCACAAGCGATGCTTGCACAAGCAAATCAACAGCCGCAAGGCGTTCTTCAATTGCTTGGTTAA
- the fliB gene encoding flagellin lysine-N-methylase → MSTRNSSAIIPQYMRDFSCIGSACEDSCCIGWKVSIDEDTYKKYNRVRDKDLTFTLQKKVTRNRSNPSPNNYAKIKMEQDGSCPFLDTEKLCSIQKKLGEEYLSTTCATYPRMTRNVNDVLEQSGTVSCPEIARLALLNPDGIEFDEVQNQVDGRSVNVGSLDTSDIRLKNSPKKYLWELRIFTISLLQNRMYPLQDRLIILGMFYNKLSELINEKQLDQIPTLISSYTNIVESGSLRESLNGIPTQQNLQMELIKAMTDERFRMGIKNERFLQCFTEALLGLGYVKDSLYADVAAKYSEMISLYYEPFMNEHEYIMENYLVNHVFKNTFPFSEYENVFEEYVMLVVHFSIIKMLFIGVGGYHKGMTTDLAVKIIQSFSKMFEHNKSFLTKMSDTLKKNGYTSMAYMSILIKN, encoded by the coding sequence ATGAGTACTCGTAATAGTTCAGCGATCATTCCTCAATACATGCGCGATTTCTCATGCATCGGTTCTGCTTGCGAGGATAGCTGCTGTATCGGATGGAAGGTTTCGATTGATGAGGATACGTACAAGAAATATAATCGCGTCCGCGATAAAGACTTAACATTCACGCTTCAAAAGAAAGTTACCCGCAATCGTTCAAACCCCAGTCCAAATAATTATGCAAAGATTAAGATGGAGCAGGATGGCAGTTGCCCGTTTCTCGATACCGAGAAGCTGTGCAGCATTCAAAAAAAACTGGGCGAGGAATATCTGTCTACGACATGCGCCACATACCCTAGAATGACTCGTAATGTGAATGATGTGCTAGAACAGTCTGGAACCGTATCCTGCCCCGAAATTGCGAGGCTTGCCTTGCTCAATCCAGATGGCATTGAATTTGATGAGGTCCAGAATCAAGTAGATGGAAGGTCTGTGAATGTAGGTTCACTGGACACTTCGGATATTCGTTTGAAAAACAGCCCAAAAAAATATTTATGGGAGCTTCGCATTTTCACCATCTCATTATTACAAAACCGCATGTACCCTTTACAAGATCGACTCATAATTTTAGGCATGTTCTATAATAAGCTCTCAGAGCTTATTAACGAGAAACAGCTAGATCAGATCCCCACTCTCATTAGCTCCTATACAAATATAGTAGAAAGCGGTTCACTTCGCGAATCACTTAACGGCATTCCTACACAGCAAAATTTGCAAATGGAGCTTATTAAAGCGATGACCGATGAACGTTTCCGGATGGGTATTAAGAACGAACGTTTTCTTCAATGCTTCACAGAGGCGCTCTTAGGACTGGGCTATGTAAAGGACTCTCTTTACGCCGATGTCGCTGCTAAGTATAGTGAAATGATCTCGCTCTATTATGAGCCATTTATGAATGAGCACGAATATATTATGGAAAACTATCTCGTAAATCATGTATTTAAAAATACCTTTCCATTCAGCGAATACGAAAATGTCTTTGAAGAGTATGTGATGCTCGTTGTACATTTCTCCATAATCAAAATGCTGTTTATCGGAGTAGGTGGCTATCATAAGGGAATGACCACTGATCTTGCAGTTAAAATTATACAGTCCTTCTCCAAAATGTTCGAGCATAACAAATCATTTCTCACTAAAATGTCCGATACACTGAAAAAAAATGGATATACTAGCATGGCCTATATGTCAATTCTCATAAAAAACTAA
- the csrA gene encoding carbon storage regulator CsrA — protein MLVLSRKQNESIIIDGDIEVVVLGVEGDTVKLGIRAPKEIDIYRKELYDSIISSNQEAAHNAGSLDQIARLLQSGRITKT, from the coding sequence ATGCTCGTATTATCACGCAAACAAAATGAATCGATTATTATTGATGGAGATATTGAGGTAGTGGTTTTAGGGGTGGAGGGGGATACTGTAAAGCTAGGTATACGCGCACCTAAGGAAATCGATATCTATCGCAAAGAGCTTTATGATTCCATCATTAGTTCGAATCAGGAAGCAGCCCATAATGCAGGCTCGCTTGATCAAATAGCACGGTTGCTCCAGAGCGGCCGAATAACAAAAACGTAA
- the fliW gene encoding flagellar assembly protein FliW, with amino-acid sequence MMTEQNIHFKYGIPGFENLQQFVMTEVEGDLPMKLLKPVNHNEISFLIASPFYFRADYEWDLPQSVMDELEIADETDVEIWSILTIPADPKEATLNLLAPLVFNKTKRLGKQHIIHNSSFSARAPLFEVSIGSSLQGGA; translated from the coding sequence ATGATGACTGAACAAAACATCCACTTCAAATATGGAATTCCCGGCTTCGAAAATTTGCAGCAATTTGTGATGACGGAAGTAGAAGGTGATTTGCCAATGAAGCTGCTCAAGCCTGTGAATCATAATGAGATTTCTTTTTTGATTGCCAGCCCTTTTTATTTCCGAGCGGATTATGAATGGGATCTGCCCCAGTCGGTCATGGATGAGCTTGAAATTGCTGATGAGACTGATGTTGAGATCTGGTCTATTCTAACCATCCCTGCTGATCCCAAAGAAGCAACATTAAATTTGCTTGCTCCGCTAGTATTCAACAAGACAAAGAGATTAGGCAAACAGCATATTATCCATAATAGCAGCTTCAGTGCTCGAGCACCGCTGTTCGAAGTGTCGATAGGCTCCTCGTTGCAAGGAGGGGCTTAG